A window of Ptychodera flava strain L36383 chromosome 1, AS_Pfla_20210202, whole genome shotgun sequence contains these coding sequences:
- the LOC139135676 gene encoding mycocerosic acid synthase-like — MGNATSKAIPKRRVVDDDPSLPIHRKVAIVGIGCRYANGIDDAQKFWKMLVDGMDCTSPPPDDRFDTSYFLYPGGPEKKHIGKMYNQRGGYLKYDVYSFDREFFKIPPDEAAYMDPQVRLLLEVVFEAFEDASLPMSGIRGSNTGVYIGLTASEYQSLATHPPGNVSQYTNSGVNTCMASNRISFEFDLRGPSYTIDTACSSSLYAIHQACEAIRNGDCQMAVAGGANLLLLPATSIGFCQAGMLSPDGRCKSFDTKADGYSRSEGAGVVILKPLAKAVEDDDQIYAVVRGGALTNDGRTPGIANPSYEAQVDLVERAYKHAKVDPYDVQYVEAHGTGTQVGDTTEANALGEGMGRGRPEEKKPLYIGSVKSNFGHTEGAAGVAGVIKVALCLKNRKIPKVVHYKEGNSKIGFKQNGIQVPEKLIPWPTVSKMVAGCSSFGFGGANAHLVLEDYSNLDDISQNQNQTVKLEEIGQTNMGLLPTILVISASTKEGLKKRMSGWIEYLEHDIGAGFIEFANAAYTSALKTQHHNHRVAIICRTKEDAIKELRKRLEEKPTDNLVEGVAWDPSQSHIVFVFSGMGTQWWGMARQLMNNISSFRETIKKIDEILRKCGAKWSLVKLLTYEDDRNFVNQTEIAQPSICAVQIALVELWRLCGVNPHAIVGHSVGEVAAAYTAGLLPLEDAIRVIYNRGRQLRHTSESGTMLAVIHPIQDVNDELEKNPRKCMLDIAAINSPSQIVFSGDTSVIQDFSSDLKSAGIKSVTLKVNNAFHSRQQEVIKNGFLKKVRFLSESAKKAQQQSGLTIPMLSTVTNKFVTKKDVFDPNYWYKNIRQQVKFMAAINILLEDGYTSFLEIGPNPALKPAINDIFATSKSRHSKPFTTHSLKQPRDINTLSDDLIDLMQSFGKLYVEGCQVDLESLFTMGEYKKCPIPSYPWQRVRCSCESEESKILYTFPMQCHALLGEAQDVADIVYSSLSVWKSEISHVTIPWVKDHVVQENVIVPAAAYVETALAACRELNKSETLFKLRNVSFERFLFAPSSSLATSTVKTSVVKDDGDNATFMLQSKESSKNAWALHSTMGMFLCGNTNHLTNDKIFKDFPVDIENWKQSSDVVLSRDDFYIIAAKSGFNLGSSFRCNSKVYLNITSKGGLFFSEMSGEVQQESGRYIFHPAYLDSIFQAYAVQKYSIDKRNHEEANITFIPTFGVPRSIREITLRGRPPRNMVFFMTMKKAEDAFYSDVTIADAKSMEIFCEMKDFKFADIKSSSDEEVLWYSEWEKVTTISANGKYTQEMISVQNAEQRKYLLVGADDIFSSYLKSYLEANGNVNRFTPVQSSIDSLEGEVKEMCLSCDPTDVIITAALSLEQDSECLINWKSFENAQFLSGIICQSIYKVLNSIHENHYPNLWLISRGERAVTAQEETKPEMTGVTAVGLTISHENPEFPVYMIDLPLHTDGQIIASTVFHFLQNPLVYENHIVLRQNLEDKGSFDIYSPRVISQAKADFAGTISTQSWVLVDNTDKSCQFKQQIGDSKDCLCEGQVKVEVMSCMPILSQGEGIDKQESFVFAFSGRIKDVSLPFNTRKQGDLVVDVTKDNLPSTLLIDEDLLCNIPTPISACGALAATVRLLAPFVNLTDIGNANGGLRMLVYLRDIDDAEAEATVILARSLGIHVTTISLDSKGEETRSTSDYNLESEQSSSVCELDYGYDVIMFSNYTETMRNQLPHLCTHLRPMGRVVFLKNGTVSDKTTSALPILTNVVVTNSNAVMSHFASSHFFQQKTEQLLQCLSTSSSNINQLLEKISQRVRISEISPQRNIRGNGLMMTVDGEELFVPVDFGDNYFHVNENASYIVTGGTKGFGSEIVEWLVKCGARYVITFSRSSAHEPKMQEQFSKLRSQGAFIMMMKVDVSSCEQVERALRKIKLDDNIPPVEGVFHSAAVYADTLLPEMTSDIWINVMSAKAYGALVLHKLTVKKEFPIKYFVLLSSIVALIGNAGQANYCSANTYLASLAQLRRSLNLPATVLYGGIINSTGYAARRGYVEIWEEKGLKSVRPAQLLRVLGTMLRVDCPALGLTSTFSKDKYFTKNKRIMLSHEGIEDCRFSNFKALYPKQEMSLYSKENALESDILSEEPTKALAIIDNYLCISLKKILGISSDIELGSSPFTLGIDSQRSSMFGTLIEERFDVTIPPVDILNDQLTITSLGESIYQKMVSTRRNHSMPEMPKVERKGSPLLAVAGPTIDAKSQLICYPPNSAGQTLYKDWHGPFNKRGVQTIVIQLPGWEGREKEKPLRQLQDIVSLVAEELKPILIPGRFSFYGHSMGGLIAFEVSHYLVENYDMCPVHLFVGGCFAPSLPYPYPNDFNVPNSVLRTTVNVPNTLKEYGAEFKFLEQSVLNNKAVMARILPPIEAGLAIYKAYQRRQTMPLPCTLTVFAGKKDDYVKPNMVDGWKSEIINPYQFKKVLVPGRHLFLATCPEIIVQEILDSVIDSPHRNREDILLTSESNGQDSSTQIGQSFHNGSVGNISDLG, encoded by the exons ATGGGCAACGCAACCAGCAAGGCGATCCCCAAGAGACGTGTGGTGGACGACGACCCAAGTCTTCCAATACATCGCAAAGTAGCAATTGTTGGTATCGGCTGTCGCTATGCCAACGGCATTGATGACGCTCAGAAGTTTTGGAAGATGTTGGTGGATGGTATGGACTGTACGTCACCGCCTCCCGACGACAG ATTTGACACTTCTTATTTTTTATATCCTGGTGGTCCTGAGAAGAAACACATTGGAAAGATGTACAATCAGCGAGGTGGATATCTAAAGTATGATGTGTACTCCTTTGATAGAGAGTTCTTCAAAATACCACCAG ATGAGGCagcatatatggaccctcagGTTCGTCTGCTTTTAGAAGTTGTCTTTGAAGCTTTCGAAGATGCCAGTTTACCAATGTCGGGCATTCGAGGTTCCAACACTGGTGTTTATATCGGTCTTACTGCAAGTGAATATCAGTCTCTTGCAACACACCCACCTGGCAATGTCAGTCAATACACAAACTCGGGCGTGAACACATGTATGGCTTCTAACAGAATTTCATTTGAGTTTGATTTGAGGGGTCCCAGCTACACAATTGACACAGCATGTTCATCTTCTCTTTATGCCATACATCAAGCGTGTGAAGCTATCAGAAATGGTGACTGTCAGATGGCTGTTGCCGGGGGAGCCAACCTTCTACTCCTACCAGCAACAAGCATTGGGTTTTGTCAAGCCGGAATGCTGTCTCCTGATGGGAGGTGTAAAAGTTTTGATACCAAAGCCGATGGTTACTCAAGAAGTGAAGGTGCTGGTGTTGTGATTTTGAAACCTCTTGCAAAAGCAGTAGAAGATGATGATCAGATCTATGCAGTGGTTCGTGGTGGCGCTCTCACTAATGATGGACGTACACCTGGAATCGCCAATCCAAGCTATGAAGCCCAGGTTGACCTGGTTGAAAGagcatacaaacatgcaaaggTGGACCCTTATGATGTCCAATATGTGGAGGCCCATGGCACTGGTACTCAAGTGGGCGACACTACTGAAGCTAATGCTCTTGGAGAGGGGATGGGAAGGGGACGACCAGAGGAAAAGAAGCCACTGTACATAGGATCAGTCAAGTCCAACTTTGGTCACACTGAAGGAGCCGCTGGTGTTGCTGGTGTGATAAAGGTAGCCCTTTGCCTGAAAAATAGAAAGATACCAAAAGTTGTCCACTATAAAGAGGGGAATTCTAAGATAGGTTTCAAGCAAAATGGTATACAAGTACCAGAAAAGCTCATTCCATGGCCTACGGTTTCTAAGATGGTAGCTGGTTGCAGTTCGTTTGGTTTCGGTGGGGCAAATGCCCATCTTGTACTTGAAGACTATTCGAATTTGGACGATATCAGCCAAAATCAGAACCAGACAGTTAAACTCGAAGAAATAGGCCAAACCAACATGGGACTGTTACCAACAATATTGGTTATATCTGCGTCAACAAAAGAAGGACTTAAAAAGCGTATGTCAGGTTGGATTGAGTATCTGGAACATGACATTGGTGCAGGTTTCATCGAGTTTGCAAATGCTGCATACACATCGGCCTTGAAAACACAACACCATAATCATCGAGTGGCTATCATTTGTCGGACAAAAGAGGATGCGATCAAGGAACTCAGGAAAAGATTGGAAGAGAAACCTACTGATAATTTGGTGGAGGGTGTGGCATGGGATCCTTCACAATCACacattgtgtttgtgttttccgGTATGGGCACACAATGGTGGGGAATGGCAAGACAGTTGAtgaacaacatttcatcattcagGGAGACCATAAAG AAAATCGACGAAATCCTTCGCAAGTGTGGTGCAAAGTGGTCACTTGTAAAGCTGCTGACATACGAAGATGACAGAAATTTTGTTAATCAAACAG aaaTTGCACAGCCATCAATATGTGCTGTACAGATTGCACTGGTTGAACTGTGGAGATTATGTGGAGTTAATCCACATGCCATCGTTGGTCATAGTGTTGGCGAAGTTGCTGCAGCATACACAGCTGGTTTACTGCCACTTGAGGATGCAATTCGTGTAATATACAACAGAGGTCGGCAACTACGACATACAAGCGAGTCAGGCACAATGCTGGCAGTAATACATCCCATCCAAGATGTAAATGATGAGTTAGAGAAAAATCCCCGCAAGTGCATGCTTGATATTGCTGCTATCAATAGCCCTTCTCAAATAGTATTTTCGGGTGATACATCTGTGATTCAAGATTTTTCTTCAGATCTTAAATCGGCCGGCATAAAAAGTGTAACTCTTAAAGTGAATAATGCATTTCACAGCCGTCAACAAGAGGTCATTAAAAATGGCTTCCTAAAGAAAGTCCGATTTCTTTCGGAATCTGCTAAGAAGGCCCAACAACAAAGTGGCCTCACTATACCAATGTTATCCACAGTAACAAATAAATTCGTTACCAAAAAAGATGTATTTGACCCAAACTACTGGTACAAAAATATCAGACAACAAGTGAAGTTCATGGCTGCAATTAACATATTACTTGAGGATGGGTACACAAGCTTTCTTGAAATTGGCCCTAATCCAGCCCTTAAACCAGccataaatgatatttttgccACAAGTAAATCACGTCATTCAAAGCCATTCACTACACACTCTTTAAAGCAACCAAGAGACATCAACACGCTGTCTGATGATCTGATTGATCTTATGCAGTCCTTTGGTAAGCTTTACGTTGAAGGTTGTCAGGTAGACCTGGAAAGCTTATTCACAATGGGTGAATACAAAAAGTGCCCCATACCATCCTATCCATGGCAACGAGTACGCTGCTCATGTGAATCAGAAGAGAGCAAGATTTTATACACTTTTCCTATGCAATGTCATGCTTTGCTTGGTGAAGCACAGGATGTTGCTGATATTGTTTACTCTTCCTTGTCTGTTTGGAAATCAGAAATTTCTCATGTAACAATACCATGGGTAAAGGACCATGTTGTCCAGGAAAATGTTATAGTGCCAGCTGCTGCATATGTTGAAACAGCTCTTGCTGCATGTCGAGAGTTAAACAAATCCGAGACTTTGTTCAAACTTCGGAATGTTTCCTTTGAGCGTTTCCTATTTGCACCATCTTCTTCTTTGGCAACATCAACGGTTAAAACGTCAGTTGTCAAGGATGATGGAGATAATGCCACATTTATGCTGCAAAGCAAAGAGTCAAGCAAAAATGCATGGGCTCTACATTCAACCATGGGGATGTTCCTTTGTGGAAACACAAATCATCTTACAAATGATAAGATATTCAAGGATTTCCCGGTTGATATTGAAAACTGGAAGCAATCTTCTGACGTTGTACTTAGTCGAGATGACTTTTATATTATAGCAGCAAAGAGTGGATTCAACCTTGGAAGTTCTTTTCGATGCAATTCAAAGGTTTATTTGAATATTACTTCAAAAGGGGGacttttcttctctgaaatgtCTGGAGAGGTCCAACAAGAATCAGGAAGATATATTTTTCATCCGGCATATTTAGATTCTATCTTCCAAGCATAtgctgttcagaaatattccaTAGATAAAAGAAATCACGAAGAAGCCAATATAACGTTTATTCCAACATTTGGAGTGCCAAGGTCGATTAGAGAAATTACACTGAGGGGACGGCCACCGAGAAATATGGTTTTCTTCATGACAATGAAGAAAGCTGAAGATGCATTCTATTCCGATGTAACAATTGCAGATGCAAAATCGATGGAAATTTTCTGTGAGATGAAGGATTTCAAGTTTGCAGATATTAAGTCGTCTTCTGATGAGGAAGTACTTTGGTATAGTGAATGGGAAAAGGTCACAACCATTTCTGCAAATGGCAAATACACTCAAGAGATGATTTCTGTACAGAATGCAGAGCAAAGGAAATATCTGCTTGTTGGAGctgatgatattttttcatcttACCTGAAATCATATTTAGAGGCAAATGGAAATGTAAATAGGTTTACTCCTGTCCAATCGAGTATAGATTCTTTGGAAGGAGAGGTCAAAGAAATGTGTTTATCATGTGATCCGACTGATGTTATTATTACAGCAGCATTAAGTCTTGAGCAGGATAGTGAATGTCTTATCAACTGGAAATCATTTGAAAACGCTCAGTTTCTCAGTGGAATCATTTGCCAGAGTATTTACAAAGTTCTAAACAGCATTCACGAAAACCATTATCCTAATCTCTGGTTGATTAGCCGTGGAGAACGAGCAGTTACTGCACAAGAGGAAACTAAACCTGAAATGACAGGAGTTACCGCAGTGGGTCTCACAATATCACATGAGAATCCAGAGTTTCCAGTGTACATGATTGACTTGCCATTGCATACTGATGGTCAAATTATAGCCTCTACCGTTTTTCACTTCCTACAGAATCCACTTGTGTATGAAAACCACATCGTCCTACGGCAAAATCTAGAAGATAAAGGGTCCTTTGACATCTATTCACCCCGTGTTATAAGTCAGGCAAAGGCAGATTTTGCAGGAACTATAAGTACACAGTCCTGGGTCCTTGTAGACAATACAGATAAATCTTGCCAGTTTAAACAACAAATAGGTGATTCCAAGGATTGCCTTTGTGAAGGGCAAGTCAAGGTAGAAGTCATGAGTTGCATGCCAATTTTAAGCCAAGGCGAAGGAATTGACAAACAAGAATCGTTTGTGTTTGCTTTTTCTGGCAGAATAAAAGATGTCAGTCTGCCATTTAACACAAGAAAACAGGGTGATTTGGTCGTTGATGTGACCAAAGATAATCTGCCATCCACTCTTTTGATAGACGAAGATTTGCTCTGTAATATACCAACACCCATCTCGGCTTGTGGGGCATTAGCAGCTACTGTCCGTCTGTTGGCTCCATTTGTTAATCTTACAGACATAGGTAATGCAAATGGTGGTTTAAGAATGTTAGTATACCTTCGTGATATTGATGATGCTGAAGCCGAGGCAACTGTAATTCTCGCAAGGTCACTAGGGATACATGTTACGACTATATCACTCGACTCAAAGGGGGAGGAAACTCGGTCAACAAGTGACTATAACTTGGAGAGTGAACAATCAAGTTCAGTGTGTGAGTTAGATTATGGATATGATGTTATCATGTTCAGTAATTATACTGAAACAATGAGAAATCAGTTGCCACATCTGTGTACTCATCTGAGGCCTATGGGAAGAGTTGTCTTTCTGAAAAATGGCACGGTGAGCGATAAAACCACATCGGCACTTCCCATACTTACCAATGTTGTTGTCACCAATTCAAATGCAGTAATGTCCCACTTTGCGTCCTCGCATTTCTTCCAACAGAAAACTGAACAACTACTACAATGTCTTTCTACATCATCAAGTAATATCAACCAACTTTTGGAGAAAATCTCGCAAAGGGTTCGCATATCTGAGATATCGCCTCAAAGGAATATAAGGGGAAATGGGCTAATGATGACCGTTGATGGAGAGGAATTGTTTGTTCCAGTTGATTTTGGTGACAATTATTTTCATGTTAATGAGAATGCATCTTACATAGTGACTGGCGGTACCAAAGGCTTTGGCAGCGAGATAGTAGAATGGTTGGTAAAGTGTGGAGCAAGGTATGTCATCACATTTTCTAGAAGTAGTGCCCATGAGCCAAAAATGCAAGAGCAGTTTTCAAAGCTCAGAAGCCAAGGTGCGTTCATAATGATGATGAAGGTAGATGTCTCCAGCTGTGAACAAGTTGAAAGAGCATTACGGAAGATTAAGTTGGATGATAACATACCACCGGTTGAAGGTGTATTTCACTCTGCAGCAGTCTATGCAGACACATTGTTACCAGAGATGACAAGTGACATTTGGATCAATGTGATGTCTGCTAAGGCTTATGGTGCTCTCGTGCTTCATAAATTAACAGTAAAGAAGGAATTTCCTATCAAATACTTTGTCCTACTATCCTCCATCGTCGCCCTTATTGGCAATGCAGGGCAAGCCAACTACTGCTCAGCAAATACCTATCTTGCTAGTTTGGCTCAGCTAAGAAGGAGCCTCAACCTCCCTGCAACTGTTTTGTATGGTGGGATAATTAACAGCACAGGGTATGCTGCAAGGCGAGGTTATGTGGAAATTTGGGAAGAAAAAGGGTTGAAAAGTGTTCGCCCCGCACAACTTTTGCGAGTTTTGGGCACAATGTTGAGAGTTGATTGCCCAGCACTAGGGCTAACATCAACGTTTAGCAAAGAtaaatattttaccaaaaacaaacGGATCATGTTGTCACATGAAGGTATTGAAGATTGTCGATTTTCAAACTTCAAGGCCCTATATCCCAAACAAGAAATGTCCCTGTACTCCAAGGAAAACGCGTTAGAGAGTGACATACTTTCAGAGGAGCCGACAAAGGCACTGGCAATCATTGATAATTATCTCTGCATTTCCTTGAAAAAGATTCTTGGAATAAGTAGTGACATTGAACTTGGTTCATCACCGTTTACTCTGGGAATTGATTCCCAAAGGTCTTCAATGTTTGGCACCTTAATTGAAGAACGCTTTGATGTCACGATTCCACCAGTCGATATTCTGAACGACCAACTTACTATCACCAGCCTAGGTGAAtctatttatcaaaaaatgGTTAGTACAAGGAGGAATCATTCAATGCCTGAAATGCCGAAGGTTGAAAGGAAAGGATCACCACTTCTTGCAGTGGCTGGCCCAACAATTGATGCAAAGTCACAATTGATATGTTATCCCCCTAATAGCGCCGGGCAGACACTTTACAAAGATTGGCATGGTCCCTTCAACAAGCGGGGGGTACAAACTATTGTGATCCAGCTTCCAGGTTGGGAGGGAAGGGAGAAAGAGAAGCCTCTTCGTCAGTTACAGGACATTGTATCTCTTGTTGCTGAAGAATTGAAGCCAATCCTTATACCAGGTAGATTCTCATTTTATGGCCATAGCATGGGTGGCTTGATTGCCTTTGAGGTATCTCACTATCTGGTCGAGAATTATGATATGTGTCCTGTACACCTCTTTGTTGGTGGCTGTTTTGCACCGTCATTGCCATATCCTTATCCAAATGACTTCAACGTCCCCAACTCCGTACTTCGTACAACAGTCAATGTACCAAACACATTGAAAGAGTATGGTGCAGAATTTAAGTTCTTAGAGCAAAGTGTGCTCAATAATAAAGCTGTGATGGCACGAATTCTCCCCCCTATTGAAGCAGGACTTGCAATATATAAAGCATACCAGAGACGTCAAACAATGCCACTCCCCTGTACTCTTACAGTGTTTGCTGGTAAGAAAGATGATTATGTAAAGCCAAACATGGTTGATGGATGGAAGAGTGAAATCATAAACCCATATCAGTTCAAGAAAGTACTTGTTCCGGGAAGACATCTTTTCCTTGCAACTTGTCCAGAGATAATTGTTCAAGAAATACTTGATTCTGTTATAGATTCTCCTCACAGAAATAGAGAAGATATACTTCTTACAAGTGAATCAAATGGGCAAGATTCCAGCACGCAAATAGGACAGAGTTTCCATAATGGTAGTGTTGGGAACATCAGTGATTTGGGTTAA